A genomic stretch from Tenrec ecaudatus isolate mTenEca1 chromosome X, mTenEca1.hap1, whole genome shotgun sequence includes:
- the BGN gene encoding biglycan has product MQPLWLLSALLALSHALPFEQKGFWDFTLDDSLVLMNDEEASGAGSTSGAPDLDSITPTFSALCPFGCHCHLRVVQCSDLGLKAVPKDISPDTTLLDLQNNDITELRKDDFKGLQHLYALVLVNNKIAKIHEKAFSPLQKLQKLYISKNHLVEIPPSLPRSLVELRIHDNRIRKVPKGVFRGLRYMNCIEMGGNPLENSGFEPGAFDGLKLNYLRISEAKLTGVPKDLPETLNELHLDHNKIQAIELEDLLRYSKLYRLGLGHNQIRMLENGSLSFLPTLRELHLDNNKLSRVPPGLPDLKLLQVVYLHSNNITKVGVNDFCPVGFGVKRAYYNGISLFNNPVPYWEVQPATFRCVTDRLAIQFGNYKK; this is encoded by the exons ATGCAGCCCCTGTGGCTTCTCTCGGCTCTGCTGGCCCTGAGCCACGCCCTGCCCTTCGAGCAAAAGGGCTTCTGGGACTTCACACTGGATGACAGCCTGGTCCTCATGAATGACGAGGAGGCCTCGGGCGCCGGCTCTACCTCGGGGGCCCCGGATTTGGACTCCATCACCCCAACCTTCAGTGCCTTGTGTCCTTTTGGCTGCCACTGCCATCTTCGAGTTGTTCAGTGCTCCGATTTGG GTTTGAAGGCTGTGCCTAAGGACATCTCACCTGACACGACCCTGCTGGACCTGCAAAACAATGACATCACTGAGCTCCGCAAGGATGACTTCAAGGGCCTCCAGCACCTCTAC GCTCTGGTCCTGGTGAACAACAAGATCGCCAAGATCCACGAGAAGGCCTTCAGCCCCCTGCAGAAGCTGCAGAAGCTCTACATCTCCAAGAACCACCTGGTGGAGATCCCCCCAAGCCTGCCCCGCTCGCTGGTGGAGCTCCGCATCCATGACAACCGCATCCGCAAGGTGCCCAAGGGCGTGTTCCGTGGACTGCGCTACATGAACTGCATTG AGATGGGCGGGAATCCCCTGGAGAACAGTGGCTTTGAACCTGGAGCCTTCGATGGTCTGAAGCTCAACTACCTGCGCATCTCCGAGGCTAAGCTCACCGGGGTCCCCAAAG ACCTCCCCGAGACTCTGAATGAACTCCACCTGGACCACAACAAGATTCAGGCCATTGAGCTGGAAGACCTGCTCCGCTACTCCAAGCTGTACAG GCTGGGCCTGGGCCACAACCAGATCCGCATGCTGGAGAACGGCAGCCTGAGTTTTCTGCCCACGTTGCGGGAGCTGCACTTGGACAACAACAAGCTGTCCCGGGTGCCCCCCGGCCTTCCGGACCTCAAACTGCTCCAA GTGGTCTACTTGCATTCCAATAACATCACCAAGGTGGGCGTCAATGACTTCTGCCCCGTGGGCTTCGGGGTCAAGCGGGCCTACTACAACGGGATCAGCCTCTTCAACAACCCTGTGCCCTACTGGGAGGTACAGCCCGCCACCTTTCGCTGCGTCACCGACCGCCTGGCTATCCAGTTTGGCAACTACAAGAAgtag